The Populus alba chromosome 6, ASM523922v2, whole genome shotgun sequence genome contains a region encoding:
- the LOC118030667 gene encoding NADP-dependent malic enzyme isoform X1: MISRQTFLRAVVLGCGGERKVWALLERRTMMNGVEKTNGEDLATEEQLITPWTVSVASGYTLLRDPRHNKGLAFTENERDAHYLRGLLPPSLMTQELQEKKLMHNLRQYEVPLQRYMAMMDLQERNERLFYKLLIDNVEELLPVVYTPTVGEACQKYGSIFRRPQGLYISLKEKGKILEVLKNWPESNIQVIVVTDGERILGLGDLGCQGMGIPVGKLSLYTALGGLRPSACLPVTIDVGTNNEKLLNDEFYIGLRQRRATGQEYAELLEEFMTAVKKNYGEKVLVQFEDFANHNAFELLEKYSPTHLVFNDDIQGTASVVLAGLLAALKLVGGALADHRFLFLGAGEAGTGIAELIALEISKQTKAPLEETRKKIWLVDSKGLIVSSRRESLQHFKKPWAHDHEPVKGLLDAVKAIKPTVLIGSSGVGKTFTKEVVEAMASINEKPLILALSNPTSQSECTAEEAYTWSKGRAIFASGSPFDPVEYNRKVFVPGQANNAYIFPGFGLGLIMSGAIRVHDDMLLAASEALAAQVKQENFDKGLIYPPFSNIRNISANIAAKVAAKAYELGLASRLPRPKDLVKYAESCMYSPIYRSYR; encoded by the exons ATGATTTCAAGGCAGACTTTTCTG AGAGCAGTGGTTCTTGGTTGTGGAGGAGAAAGAAAGGTTTGGGCTTTATTAGAGAGAAGAACAATGATGAACGGAGTGGAGAAAACGAATGGAGAAGATCTTGCCACGGAGGAACAGCTTATCACTCCATGGACTGTCTCTGTTGCTAG TGGATATACTTTGTTGAGGGATCCACGCCACAACAAAGGGCTTGCCTTTACTGAGAATGAAAGGGATGCACATTACTTGCGTGGCCTTTTGCCTCCATCACTCATGACCCAGGAACTCCAG GAGAAAAAGTTGATGCACAACCTACGCCAGTATGAAGTTCCTCTTCAACGATACATGGCCATGATGGATCTCCAGGAGAGGAATGAAAGGTTGTTTTACAAGCTTTTGATCGATAATGTGGAGGAACTTTTGCCAGTTGTGTACACTCCTACAGTTGGTGAGGCTTGTCAAAAATATGGGAGCATTTTCAGACGCCCTCAGGGTCTTTACATCAGTTTGAAAGAGAA GGGCAAGATTCTTGAAGTGTTGAAGAATTGGCCGGAGAGTAATATCCAAGTTATTGTTGTTACTGATGGTGAGCGCATCTTGGGGCTTGGGGATCTTGGTTGCCAG gGAATGGGGATTCCAGTAGGAAAACTCTCTCTGTATACAGCACTAGGAGGATTACGTCCCTCTGCC TGCTTGCCTGTAACAATTGATGTTGGCACAAACAATGAGAAGTTATTGAATGATGAGTTCTACATTGGGCTTAGACAGAGGAGGGCAACTGGACAG GAATATGCAGAGCTTCTAGAAGAGTTCATGACTGCAGTTAAGAAGAACTATGGGGAAAAGGTCCTTGTACAG TTCGAAGATTTTGCAAATCACAATGCATTTGAGCTACTGGAAAAATACAGCCCAACTCATCTCGTCTTCAATGATGACATACAG GGCACTGCATCTGTGGTGTTGGCAGGGCTTCTTGCAGCTCTGAAATTGGTTGGTGGAGCCTTGGCGGACCATAGATTCTTATTCCTGGGTGCAGGAGAG GCTGGAACCGGTATAGCTGAGCTTATCGCTCTTGAGATATCAAAACAG ACTAAAGCTCCACTTGAAGAGACCCGCAAAAAGATTTGGCTTGTGGACTCTAAG GGACTGATTGTTAGCTCACGTAGGGAGTCACTTCAACACTTCAAGAAACCTTGGGCTCATGACCATGAGCCTGTCAAAGGGCTCTTAGATGCTGTTAAG GCAATCAAGCCAACAGTTTTGATAGGATCATCTGGAGTTGGGAAAACATTTACAAAGGAGGTGGTTGAGGCCATGGCATCAATTAACGAG AAACCGCTAATTCTTGCTCTCTCCAATCCTACCTCACAATCTGAATGTACGGCTGAAGAAGCTTATACATGGAGCAAG GGTCGTGCAATCTTTGCTAGCGGAAGCCCATTTGACCCTGTTGAATATAACAGAAAAGTTTTTGTACCTGGCCAG GCAAACAATGCTTATATATTCCCTGGATTTGGGTTGGGATTGATCATGTCCGGTGCAATTCGCGTGCACGATGACATGCTTTTGGCTGCCT CTGAAGCTTTGGCTGCGCaagtaaaacaagaaaattttgaCAAGGGGCTGATTTACCCACCATTTTCCAACATTCGAAACATATCAGCCAACATCGCAGCTAAGGTTGCTGCTAAAGCGTATGAACTCG GTCTGGCATCTCGTCTCCCTCGTCCTAAAGACCTTGTCAAGTATGCAGAGAGCTGCATGTACAGCCCAATCTACCGAAGCTATCGTTAA
- the LOC118030666 gene encoding uncharacterized protein, with product MDDVRILEAERRRIQELEFVDGRDSTGAGSSDDFTFNPCLASLHTYLGEVEDTHHRLAFLDGGAVLNLPLFYLEGVVLFPEATLPLRVVQPNFISAVERALVQVDNPYIVGVVRAYRGSDSDDRQLMFATVGTTAEIRQYRRLEDGSLNVVTRGQQRFHLKHRWIDVEGMPCGEVQIIQEDTPLRTPKDAFGKLAPLNNLRSHRLSRVLPSNSSSLGYGHSDNDSEANWDDSFESALSSAGMRTHQSALDSCYGYDVMDESTSSDDDRFMSRTEMRSTRSHLSESKGPLYSDTGKNADNTTLEIGNSSDLARKGEGSKRCWKNTDLNHFHRVPRAFWPHWVYRMYDSYCLAERAADMWKQIVGAPSMDGLVRKPDLLSFYIASKIPVSEETRQELLEIDGISYRLRREIGLLESFDLVRCKTCKTVIAQRSDMLVMSTEGPLGAYVNSHGYVHEIMTLQKANGLALIGRATVEYSWFPGYAWTIAECVSCETQMGWLFTATKKKLKPQSFWGIRSSQVADDTR from the exons ATGGACGACGTTAGAATTTTAGAGGCAGAGAGGCGCCGGATTCAAGAGCTTGAATTCGTCGATGGTCGTGATTCCAC TGGTGCTGGTTCATCTGATGATTTCACCTTCAACCCTTGTTTAGCTTCACTGCATACTTATCTTGGCG AGGTTGAAGACACTCATCATAGACTGGCTTTTTTGGATGGAGGTGCCGTTTTGAACCTTCCATTGTTCTATCTTGAAG GAGTTGTTCTTTTCCCAGAGGCTACACTTCCTTTGAGAGTTGTTCAACCCAATTTCATTTCTGCTGTTGAGAGGGCATTGGTTCAAGTTGATAATCCTTATATTGTAGGTGTG GTTCGTGCATACAGAGGTTCTGATTCTGATGACAGACAATTAATGTTTGCAACTGTTGGGACAACTGCAGAG ATTCGACAATACCGGCGATTAGAGGATGGATCACTGAATGTAGTTACTCGTGGCCAGCAGCGGTTTCATCTAAAACATCGTTGGATTGATGTGGAAGGAATG CCCTGTGGAGAGGTTCAAATCATCCAGGAAGATACTCCGTTAAGGACACCCAAGGATGCTTTTGGAAAATTGGCACCATTAAATAATCTGCGCAGTCATAGGCTCTCACGTGTGCTGCCTTCAAATTCTTCATCACTTGGATATGGGCATAGCGACAATGATTCAGAGGCAAATTGGGATGACAGCTTCGAGAGTGCGCTCTCATCAGCAGGCATGAGAACTCACCAATCTGCACTCGATTCCTGTTATGGTTATGATGTGATGGATGAATCAACCAGCAGCGATGATGACAGGTTCATGAGTCGGACAGAAATGAGATCTACAAGATCTCACCTAAGTGAGTCAAAAGGGCCATTGTACTCGGACACTGGAAAAAATGCTGATAATACTACCTTAGAGATTGGGAATAGTTCTGATTTGGCAAGGAAAGGGGAAGGGTCAAAGAGGTGTTGGAAAAATACTGACTTAAACCACTTTCACAGGGTTCCAAGAGCCTTCTGGCCCCACTGGGTATACCGTATGTATGACTCCTATTGTCTTGCTGAAAGAGCAGCAG ATATGTGGAAACAAATAGTTGGGGCACCAAGCATGGATGGTCTTGTGAGAAAGCCTGAccttttgtcattttatattgCCAGTAAAATTCCTGTTTCTGAAGAGACCAGGCAGGAGCTTCTGGAGATTGATGGCATTTCATATAGACTGCGCCGGGAAATTGGTTTACTTGAAAGTTTTGACCTTGTTCGATGTAAAACTTGTAAG ACTGTAATCGCTCAGCGGAGTGATATGTTGGTGATGTCTACTGAAGGTCCTCTTGGTGCTTATGTCAATTCACATGGTTATGTGCATGAGATAATGACACTCCAGAAAGCTAATGGGTTAGCACTCATAGGGCGAGCCACAGTGGAATACAGCTGGTTTCCTGG GTATGCTTGGACAATCGCAGAATGTGTGTCCTGTGAAACCCAAATGGGATGGCTTTTTACTGCCACGAAGAAGAAGTTGAAGCCTCAATCGTTTTGGGGAATACGGAGTTCCCAGGTTGCTGATGATACACGGTAG
- the LOC118030667 gene encoding NADP-dependent malic enzyme isoform X2: MMNGVEKTNGEDLATEEQLITPWTVSVASGYTLLRDPRHNKGLAFTENERDAHYLRGLLPPSLMTQELQEKKLMHNLRQYEVPLQRYMAMMDLQERNERLFYKLLIDNVEELLPVVYTPTVGEACQKYGSIFRRPQGLYISLKEKGKILEVLKNWPESNIQVIVVTDGERILGLGDLGCQGMGIPVGKLSLYTALGGLRPSACLPVTIDVGTNNEKLLNDEFYIGLRQRRATGQEYAELLEEFMTAVKKNYGEKVLVQFEDFANHNAFELLEKYSPTHLVFNDDIQGTASVVLAGLLAALKLVGGALADHRFLFLGAGEAGTGIAELIALEISKQTKAPLEETRKKIWLVDSKGLIVSSRRESLQHFKKPWAHDHEPVKGLLDAVKAIKPTVLIGSSGVGKTFTKEVVEAMASINEKPLILALSNPTSQSECTAEEAYTWSKGRAIFASGSPFDPVEYNRKVFVPGQANNAYIFPGFGLGLIMSGAIRVHDDMLLAASEALAAQVKQENFDKGLIYPPFSNIRNISANIAAKVAAKAYELGLASRLPRPKDLVKYAESCMYSPIYRSYR, from the exons ATGATGAACGGAGTGGAGAAAACGAATGGAGAAGATCTTGCCACGGAGGAACAGCTTATCACTCCATGGACTGTCTCTGTTGCTAG TGGATATACTTTGTTGAGGGATCCACGCCACAACAAAGGGCTTGCCTTTACTGAGAATGAAAGGGATGCACATTACTTGCGTGGCCTTTTGCCTCCATCACTCATGACCCAGGAACTCCAG GAGAAAAAGTTGATGCACAACCTACGCCAGTATGAAGTTCCTCTTCAACGATACATGGCCATGATGGATCTCCAGGAGAGGAATGAAAGGTTGTTTTACAAGCTTTTGATCGATAATGTGGAGGAACTTTTGCCAGTTGTGTACACTCCTACAGTTGGTGAGGCTTGTCAAAAATATGGGAGCATTTTCAGACGCCCTCAGGGTCTTTACATCAGTTTGAAAGAGAA GGGCAAGATTCTTGAAGTGTTGAAGAATTGGCCGGAGAGTAATATCCAAGTTATTGTTGTTACTGATGGTGAGCGCATCTTGGGGCTTGGGGATCTTGGTTGCCAG gGAATGGGGATTCCAGTAGGAAAACTCTCTCTGTATACAGCACTAGGAGGATTACGTCCCTCTGCC TGCTTGCCTGTAACAATTGATGTTGGCACAAACAATGAGAAGTTATTGAATGATGAGTTCTACATTGGGCTTAGACAGAGGAGGGCAACTGGACAG GAATATGCAGAGCTTCTAGAAGAGTTCATGACTGCAGTTAAGAAGAACTATGGGGAAAAGGTCCTTGTACAG TTCGAAGATTTTGCAAATCACAATGCATTTGAGCTACTGGAAAAATACAGCCCAACTCATCTCGTCTTCAATGATGACATACAG GGCACTGCATCTGTGGTGTTGGCAGGGCTTCTTGCAGCTCTGAAATTGGTTGGTGGAGCCTTGGCGGACCATAGATTCTTATTCCTGGGTGCAGGAGAG GCTGGAACCGGTATAGCTGAGCTTATCGCTCTTGAGATATCAAAACAG ACTAAAGCTCCACTTGAAGAGACCCGCAAAAAGATTTGGCTTGTGGACTCTAAG GGACTGATTGTTAGCTCACGTAGGGAGTCACTTCAACACTTCAAGAAACCTTGGGCTCATGACCATGAGCCTGTCAAAGGGCTCTTAGATGCTGTTAAG GCAATCAAGCCAACAGTTTTGATAGGATCATCTGGAGTTGGGAAAACATTTACAAAGGAGGTGGTTGAGGCCATGGCATCAATTAACGAG AAACCGCTAATTCTTGCTCTCTCCAATCCTACCTCACAATCTGAATGTACGGCTGAAGAAGCTTATACATGGAGCAAG GGTCGTGCAATCTTTGCTAGCGGAAGCCCATTTGACCCTGTTGAATATAACAGAAAAGTTTTTGTACCTGGCCAG GCAAACAATGCTTATATATTCCCTGGATTTGGGTTGGGATTGATCATGTCCGGTGCAATTCGCGTGCACGATGACATGCTTTTGGCTGCCT CTGAAGCTTTGGCTGCGCaagtaaaacaagaaaattttgaCAAGGGGCTGATTTACCCACCATTTTCCAACATTCGAAACATATCAGCCAACATCGCAGCTAAGGTTGCTGCTAAAGCGTATGAACTCG GTCTGGCATCTCGTCTCCCTCGTCCTAAAGACCTTGTCAAGTATGCAGAGAGCTGCATGTACAGCCCAATCTACCGAAGCTATCGTTAA